One Brachybacterium aquaticum genomic region harbors:
- a CDS encoding ROK family protein, giving the protein MSGAEESALGESTSVGSAVPDLGGATARAVYRDLLRFGPRSRRDLGERLGLSAPTVTRATRELLEAGHLRPLDTVSPARGRPQQPLDVEVEHGPRFVGAKVTADAVHAVVTTVHGEPIEDLVVPLEGTTPEAVADGVAAPVRELLGRHERVAGVGASIGGVVGERRRVDSSWILGWEEPVPLADLLEQRLDLPVAVDNDIAAMVHGLNWGGIGRAHRTFAVLTIGVGVAIATVVEGRLLEGRSHLAGLTGRLPVGTTADGEPLLFWQAARTAAVVERAREHGVLGAGEGIDRLRELVVRDREPGALAEAEELARLLARAASAVVAVVDPEAVVLGGETMDLVRAAGGVFEDTLRAALPAAQRDLVLRELGEDFDQWARGAAVIAIQEYVGGEW; this is encoded by the coding sequence ATGAGCGGGGCGGAGGAGAGCGCTTTGGGGGAGAGCACCTCGGTGGGGAGCGCCGTCCCTGATCTCGGCGGCGCCACAGCCCGCGCCGTGTACCGCGATCTGCTGCGCTTCGGACCGCGCTCGCGCCGTGACCTCGGTGAACGGCTGGGCCTGTCCGCGCCCACCGTCACCCGTGCCACCCGCGAGCTGCTCGAGGCCGGGCATCTGCGGCCGCTCGACACGGTCTCCCCCGCCCGCGGCCGCCCCCAGCAGCCGCTGGACGTCGAGGTCGAGCACGGCCCGCGGTTCGTGGGCGCGAAGGTCACTGCCGACGCGGTCCACGCCGTGGTCACCACCGTGCATGGGGAACCGATCGAGGACCTCGTGGTGCCGCTCGAGGGCACCACGCCCGAGGCCGTCGCCGACGGCGTCGCGGCACCCGTGCGCGAGCTGCTGGGCCGTCACGAGCGCGTGGCCGGGGTCGGGGCGAGCATCGGCGGCGTCGTCGGCGAGCGTCGACGCGTGGACAGCTCCTGGATCCTCGGCTGGGAGGAGCCGGTGCCGCTGGCGGACCTGCTCGAGCAGCGGCTCGATCTCCCGGTCGCCGTCGACAACGACATCGCCGCGATGGTCCACGGCCTGAACTGGGGCGGGATCGGCCGCGCCCACCGCACCTTCGCCGTGCTCACCATCGGCGTGGGCGTTGCGATCGCGACCGTCGTCGAGGGCAGGCTGCTCGAGGGCCGCTCCCACCTCGCCGGGCTCACCGGCCGGCTACCCGTCGGCACCACGGCCGACGGCGAGCCGCTGCTGTTCTGGCAGGCCGCACGGACCGCGGCAGTCGTGGAGCGGGCCCGTGAGCACGGGGTGCTCGGCGCCGGGGAGGGCATCGACCGGCTCCGCGAGCTCGTGGTCCGGGACCGGGAACCGGGGGCGCTCGCCGAGGCGGAGGAGCTCGCCCGCCTCCTCGCACGCGCCGCCTCCGCCGTGGTCGCGGTCGTGGATCCTGAGGCGGTCGTGCTGGGCGGGGAGACCATGGACCTCGTGCGCGCCGCCGGCGGCGTCTTCGAGGACACCCTGCGCGCCGCCCTGCCCGCCGCCCAGCGCGACCTCGTTCTCCGCGAGCTGGGCGAGGACTTCGATCAATGGGCCCGCGGTGCCGCAGTGATCGCGATCCAGGAGTACGTGGGCGGGGAGTGGTGA
- a CDS encoding LacI family DNA-binding transcriptional regulator yields MAVTLKDVAQRAGVSVPTASRVLSGSTYPVLEELKERVRAAALELDYVPNAQAQAMLRGNSGAIGVLVGNIGDPYAAEILHGIHERASAANLLVTICHTDRDPERELGYFRMLQSHRAHSVILAGSGLTDPGYCSAISARVASFRAAGGRVVGIGTPVVDIDRVLVDNREGSRLIARHLLELGHREIGVISGPDTLLASHERVEGMAEEFAAAGAHVEVHHGPAERDEGYRAAGALLAARPGITALVGVSDQMAIGALARLREEGRSVPADVSVVGFNDITVARDVAPPLTTVHLPMREMGRAALDLALRPDAGEGSTVERWLGIHLEVRGSTGPVRTVHGA; encoded by the coding sequence ATGGCAGTGACGCTCAAGGACGTGGCGCAGCGCGCGGGTGTCTCCGTCCCGACCGCCTCCCGCGTCCTCTCCGGCAGCACCTACCCGGTGCTCGAGGAGCTGAAGGAGCGCGTCCGCGCCGCCGCGCTCGAGCTGGACTACGTGCCCAACGCCCAGGCGCAGGCGATGCTGCGCGGCAACTCCGGGGCGATCGGGGTGCTCGTCGGGAACATCGGCGACCCCTACGCCGCCGAGATCCTCCACGGCATCCACGAGCGCGCCTCCGCCGCGAACCTGCTGGTCACCATCTGCCACACCGACCGGGACCCCGAGCGGGAGCTCGGCTACTTCCGGATGCTGCAGTCCCACCGCGCGCACTCGGTGATCCTCGCCGGCTCCGGCCTCACCGACCCGGGGTACTGCTCCGCGATCAGCGCCCGGGTCGCCTCGTTCCGCGCCGCTGGCGGGCGGGTGGTCGGGATCGGCACGCCCGTCGTGGACATCGACCGGGTGCTCGTGGACAACCGCGAGGGCTCCCGCCTCATCGCCCGCCACCTCCTCGAGCTCGGGCATCGCGAGATCGGGGTGATCAGCGGTCCCGACACGCTGCTGGCCAGCCACGAGCGGGTGGAGGGCATGGCCGAGGAGTTCGCCGCCGCCGGTGCGCACGTCGAGGTCCATCACGGACCTGCCGAGCGCGACGAGGGTTACCGCGCCGCAGGCGCGCTGCTCGCCGCCCGGCCGGGCATCACCGCGCTGGTCGGCGTCTCCGACCAGATGGCCATCGGGGCCCTCGCCCGCCTGCGGGAGGAGGGACGCTCCGTGCCGGCCGACGTGTCCGTGGTCGGGTTCAACGACATCACCGTCGCCCGCGACGTCGCCCCGCCGCTGACCACCGTGCACCTGCCGATGCGCGAGATGGGACGGGCTGCGCTGGACCTCGCGCTGCGGCCGGATGCCGGGGAGGGGTCCACCGTGGAGCGGTGGCTGGGGATCCATCTGGAGGTGCGAGGGTCCACCGGGCCCGTCCGCACGGTGCACGGCGCATGA
- a CDS encoding DUF4126 domain-containing protein translates to MEALLMTLGSGWVSGIRPYFMIFLLGLGGRIFELGQVPAVLQRTDVLVITGILLLVDLAADKIAFLDSFWDQLHTIVRPIAGGAIGFLLGGETDTTNAIVMAVLGAAAAFGSHAAKSTTRAAVNVSPEPVSNVLVSTGEDVAAVVMGVLVLVLPVAAAILALILLALGIWAIIRIHRAYRDLRARLQEARARRAQGEPGRPV, encoded by the coding sequence ATGGAAGCACTGCTGATGACCCTGGGGTCCGGCTGGGTCAGCGGGATCCGGCCCTACTTCATGATCTTCCTGCTGGGACTCGGCGGGCGGATCTTCGAGCTCGGGCAGGTCCCGGCCGTGCTGCAGCGCACCGACGTGCTGGTCATCACCGGGATCCTGCTCCTGGTGGACCTCGCGGCGGACAAGATCGCTTTCCTCGACTCCTTCTGGGACCAGCTGCACACGATCGTGCGCCCTATCGCCGGCGGCGCCATCGGGTTCCTGCTGGGCGGGGAGACGGACACGACCAATGCCATCGTCATGGCGGTGCTCGGTGCCGCAGCGGCCTTCGGCTCCCACGCCGCGAAGTCCACCACCCGCGCCGCTGTGAACGTGTCCCCGGAGCCGGTCTCCAACGTGCTCGTCTCGACCGGCGAGGACGTCGCCGCGGTGGTGATGGGCGTGCTCGTGCTCGTTCTGCCCGTGGCCGCCGCGATCCTGGCGCTGATCCTGCTCGCCCTCGGGATCTGGGCCATCATCAGGATCCACCGCGCTTACCGGGATCTGAGGGCGCGGCTGCAGGAGGCGAGGGCGCGCCGGGCCCAGGGGGAGCCGGGCCGACCCGTCTGA
- a CDS encoding PH domain-containing protein, with protein sequence MTIPRRLDPETAERAALPDYSRSSATVERMISALEAPGGPGARHASGWAGVRGDAARGGAADGGSADGGSVRALFPAHATRDTAVRSAVAACLLGTALVAVLLVVLLGASPADGRSPGAGLLVVMLALGTLALLLGALGLRFALAALGTARTRVEISERGLRVVGALGRRDVAWDDVVAIESRVVHPVHWLTAALRLRDGSRVVMPAFDRAVWTYTRPTGQDVRALRIELHRHQKASRRPV encoded by the coding sequence ATGACCATCCCCCGACGGCTGGATCCCGAGACCGCCGAGCGCGCCGCCCTGCCCGACTACTCCCGCAGCAGCGCGACGGTGGAGCGGATGATCTCGGCGCTCGAGGCGCCGGGCGGTCCAGGCGCCCGACATGCGTCGGGTTGGGCCGGGGTGCGCGGGGATGCGGCTCGCGGGGGTGCGGCCGACGGGGGCTCGGCCGACGGGGGCTCCGTGCGAGCCCTCTTCCCGGCCCATGCCACTCGGGACACGGCCGTGCGCTCGGCGGTCGCCGCCTGCCTGCTCGGCACGGCGCTGGTCGCGGTGCTGCTCGTCGTGCTGCTCGGGGCCTCGCCGGCCGACGGCCGCTCCCCGGGGGCGGGGCTGCTCGTGGTGATGCTCGCTCTCGGCACTCTCGCGCTGCTGCTCGGCGCGCTGGGGCTGCGCTTCGCCCTCGCCGCGCTCGGCACCGCTCGCACCCGGGTCGAGATCTCCGAGCGCGGGCTGCGAGTGGTCGGCGCGCTCGGCCGACGGGACGTGGCCTGGGACGACGTCGTCGCGATCGAGTCCCGCGTCGTGCATCCGGTGCACTGGCTCACCGCGGCGCTGCGCCTCCGTGACGGCTCGCGCGTGGTGATGCCGGCCTTCGATCGGGCTGTGTGGACCTACACTCGCCCCACCGGGCAGGACGTGCGGGCGCTGCGCATCGAGCTGCACCGGCACCAGAAGGCGTCGCGCCGCCCCGTCTGA